Part of the Paenibacillus kyungheensis genome, TGGCAGGCATCAATCCATTAGATTGGCAGTTTATTTTGACATTGATCGCAGTGGTTACAATCAGTTCATTAGGTGTAGCTGGTGTAGGCGGTGGAGCTACATTTGCAGCATTGATCGTATTGTCTACGATGAATCTACCAGTTGCTCTAGCAGGTCTATTGATCTCTGTAGAACCATTAATCGATATGGGGCGTACAGCGTTGAATGTTAGCGGATCAATGACATCTGGCGTAATTAGTAGTAAATTGCTAAAAGAACAGAATAAAGAGGTATACAATCAACCTGATCGTGATCTGGATACAGCAGAAGCTTCTTAATTCGTAAATAATCATTTATTTTAGCGTATATGCAATAATAGATAAACATTCAAAAAGTCTATTCCTTATCGTTATAGATAAAGAGTAGACTTTTTGGGTTTTAATAAAGTAGTAGGATTGATATGATGCCTGTTATTTTCAGGTCAAAAGAAGATCAATATCTATAATGACATATCTTTTATGGAAAAATTAGTTATAATAGTTGGCAGCTTGCTTGCTCGTATGATAAAGTAAAACAGGTTTTCAGTGATTGATCCGCGGTTCGTAACCATCCCGCGTTATCAAAACTAGGGGGAAAAGTATGTTCAATATATGGTGGGGCATTTTATTTGTTATCGTCAATTATGGATTGTTTACGTTATGTTATCGGTTATTTGGAATTAAAGGAATGTATGCTTGGATTGGAGTTGCTACAGTACTCGCCAATATTCAAGTAATTAAAACGATTGAATTATTTGGGATTGTGACGACACTGGGTAATACGATGTATGTGAGTATGTATTTAGCAAGCGATCTGTTGAATGAAAAATTTGGACCTAAAGTAGCACGGAAAGCGATTTGGTTTGGATTTTTCACTTTGATTATGACTACAATTGTTATGAAAATGGCTTTAGGATTTGCACCTTCTGGTGTTGATGATTCTGAAGAAGTACAATTTGCTTTAGCAAGAATTTTTGACCAAATTCCTACATTGATGGTAGCAAGCCTTTCTGCATATGTAATTAGTCAATTCCTAGATGTACGTCTATATACATGGTTGCGCCAATTGTTTCCTGCGCCACATCAATTATGGATACGTAATAACGGAAGTACAATGATCAGTTCATTTGTCGATACACTGGTATTTTGTAGTATTGCTTTCTTGGGTGTATACGAATGGCAAGTATGGATTGAAATATTTTTAACAACGTATATTCTTAAATTCGTACTTACCGCAGCAGGTACACCGTTCTTGTACATTGCACGAGGTATGAAAGTAGCAGAAGAAGACAAACCGCTAATGATTAGCTACCAGATCGCTAAAGAAAAAGCAGCAGAAGAAGAAACACAAGAAGTAGCCAAGCCATAATATAAAAAAGACACGCAGTCCAGAAAAGATTAACTGATCTGGAGCGTGTCTTTTTTGTATGAAATAAACTAACAGCATATAACGTACCACTATAAAATATATCAAAAACCAACAATAATAATCAGAAATAGTATATGTGAAGGTGCAAATTAACCTAAAACTGTTAACTCTTTAGGGAATGAACTTAGCACTTCTACACCATCCGCAGTCACAATAACATCATCTTCGATTCGTACGCCACCATGACCTGGAATATAGATACCTGGTTCAACAGTGAACAATACACATTCTTGCAATAGGTTTTCATTTTGACCATGTACAGAAGGATATTCATGAGTATCCATACCTAATCCATGACCAAGACGATGGACAAATCGAGAACCGTATCCAGCTTCTGTAATCACATCACGAGCAGCTTTGTCGATAGAGGCAAAAGTTACTCCTGGCTTAGTCGCTTGAATAGCGGCTTCATTAGCAGCTAGCACTGTATGATAGACTTTATTCAGTTCAGCATCGATTTCTCCAATAGCAAATGTACGCGTAATATCTGAAGCATATCCATCTGCAAATAGACCGAGGTCGAACATTAATAATTCATTTGCAGCAATTTTACGAGTACCCGGTACG contains:
- a CDS encoding queuosine precursor transporter; the encoded protein is MFNIWWGILFVIVNYGLFTLCYRLFGIKGMYAWIGVATVLANIQVIKTIELFGIVTTLGNTMYVSMYLASDLLNEKFGPKVARKAIWFGFFTLIMTTIVMKMALGFAPSGVDDSEEVQFALARIFDQIPTLMVASLSAYVISQFLDVRLYTWLRQLFPAPHQLWIRNNGSTMISSFVDTLVFCSIAFLGVYEWQVWIEIFLTTYILKFVLTAAGTPFLYIARGMKVAEEDKPLMISYQIAKEKAAEEETQEVAKP